CCTGGGCATTCTGGTGGATAGACGTGCTCctctccatggccaccgccatcaccatgcccttcatcgtcatgcACCGCCATAAACCGGGCCTGAACAACACCACCGCCGCTCTGCTGCTCCCCATTGTGCCGAcagtcgttgccgccgccaccgggGGCATCGTTGCCGAGGCGCTGCCCAACCACCATCACGCATTCACCACTTTGATTGCCTCCTACATCCTCTGGGGCATCGGCGAGTGTCTCTCCGCCTGCGTCCTTGCCCTCTACTTCCACCGGCTGACCATTCACTCCCTCCCGCCCAAGGAGGTCATCGTGTCCGTCTTCCTGCCCGTCGGGCccctcggccaaggcggcttTGGCATCCAGCAGCTCGGCAAGGTGGCCGTGAAGCTGCTCCCGGTAACACCAGCCTTCAAAACAGTCGGCGTGGACGTCGCCCGCGGTGCTGAAATCCTATACGTCCTAGGCGTATTTTTAGGCATGGTCTTGTGGGGGTTCGCTCTTGTCTGGGTGTGCTTTGCGCTCATCAGCCTGGCGACAATTCGCGATTTCCCCTTCAATATGGGCTGGTGGGGGTTTACCTTCCCGCTGGGCGTGTGGGCGACATGCACGAGCATGCTGGCGATTAACTTGGACAGTGAATTCTTCAAAGTTGCCACAACGGTGAGTTTGCGTGGATGTGCCGCGTTTCTTCAAGTGTCGTTCCACGTCTGCTAACTTGGGCGATAGATTATTTCGCTGTCCGTACTTCTTCTCTGGATGATGGTTGCCAGCAGGACGCTTCGTCTAGCCGTCAGAGGCGACTTGTTTTTTGCCCCTTGTCTCAAGGAactcaaggagaaggaagaaagggAAGGAGACGCTGGTGAAAAAGTATGAGGGCCTGTGTCTTTAGGAGTATAGGATCTGGATTCCGGGTTATTTATACCAAACCTCGGCTGTACATGTATGAGGTTCTATTTGCATGGGGGCGTCCGCATAGcgatttctttttttttctccctttTGTAACAAGAGGAAGCATCTGGAGTTTTGGCAGAGCATGGTTGAATAAAAGTCAAGGCGGACTATCACCATGGGGAAGATCTGGGGAGATAATAATCTACAAGTGGGCAATCTATGTTTGCAAGCCATCATGGGACCCTTGAGTGAAAATGGAATTCGAGCTGATAAGACAAACTCCAGTGGTTGGCTGGTGTTGGCGATAAGATAGCAACCCCAATGACGAGGGATTTCGCAACTCCGCGGTCGCCGGTAACAAGTCAAATTGAAACCCTGTATGCATTTTCTTGCTAGTagtactgtatgtatgtaatCTGTCCTTAAAGTTCCACCTGAAGCGCTATGCCATGCATGTGTGATTGTGTAAATCcatgaagaaagaaaatatgTACAGCCATGTCCTCATTTGAGCCACCTAGCATACGCCCATCGGATTCGCTCCAATGCCTTGGTCTGCACTTGTATGCCCTTGATATTGGCCAGATCGTCAAGATCTTCCAAAAAATCCTTTTCAACATCCCGAGGCATCAAGTTCCTTGCATAGCTGCGCAGTATGTGTACTTCACATAGCAGCAAGCCGTGGTCCTTGTAGGATAAAACATTGTTCTCTGTCGGCCTGGCTTCCGATAATATTCTGTCGATGTTCCGCAGGATTCGCACAGCCCTGCCTGACTTCTTGTCTCGTCGCAAGCCGCTTCGTCCTCCAAATATGCCCCGTAGATACTGAAGCACACCAATTGACACCAAAACTCCTGGCGTCAAGCCCACAAAGCCAAACACTAGCTCTTGGCTCTTCAGAAGAGAGTCAATGCCGGTCATGGCCACTTCC
The DNA window shown above is from Metarhizium brunneum chromosome 1, complete sequence and carries:
- the SSU1_0 gene encoding Sulfite efflux pump SSU1, coding for MPDGLSYLSENSTCAMSTHDGADHNPSEMEDGVPAGVSPLEETPCQKKAREVQERGWRRIIRNFTPSWFAVNMGTGIVSILLHNLPYNGQWLQFISYIFFGLNILLFVAFSCISLVRYIAYPGIWRAMISHPGQSLFLGCFPMGFATIINMMIFSCAQWGDWLVYLAWAFWWIDVLLSMATAITMPFIVMHRHKPGLNNTTAALLLPIVPTVVAAATGGIVAEALPNHHHAFTTLIASYILWGIGECLSACVLALYFHRLTIHSLPPKEVIVSVFLPVGPLGQGGFGIQQLGKVAVKLLPVTPAFKTVGVDVARGAEILYVLGVFLGMVLWGFALVWVCFALISLATIRDFPFNMGWWGFTFPLGVWATCTSMLAINLDSEFFKVATTIISLSVLLLWMMVASRTLRLAVRGDLFFAPCLKELKEKEEREGDAGEKV